The window CCCAAAAGTGTTCAGTTTTTCGATGGTAATCATGCGCCCCTCCGGCGTTCAAGTTCCTTTTCGATGAAGGGTACAAAGTCCTTCGGCGGGACCGGCTTCGAGAAGAAGTATCCCTGGATAATCTGGCAGCCCATTCCCTTGAGGGTATCGAGCTGCGACTGCGTTTCTACGCCTTCCGCTACAGCAGGAATCTTGAGGAATTTTGCAATGCCCGCTACCAGTTCCACGAGCTTCAGGTTGCGTTCGTCCTTTTCCATGTTGCGCACGAACGACATGTCGATTTTCAGGATGTCGATGGGCAGCGTGGTAATCATGTTCAACGAGGAGTATCCGGAACCGAAATCGTCCATCTCGATGCGGAATCCCTTCTTGCGCAGGTTCTCGATGACCTCGATAAGGCGCTCCATGTTCTCGCAGTAGGCGCTCTCGGTCACTTCGAGCATGTATTCTTCCGGAGAAAGGCCGTTTTCTTCGAGGAGCCGCATGAGTTTCGTTTCCAGTTCCGGGTCCATGATGTCAATGCGGGACACGTTCACGGAAACGGGCACCGTCACGCCGAATTTGTCCTTCCATTTGCGGATCTGTTTTGCGACTTCGTTCCAGACAAAGTTGTCTACTTTTTGTATAAGGCCGTTCCCTTCGAACAGCGGAATAAAGTCGCCCGGGCTTATGAATCCGAGTGTCGGGTGTATCCAGCGGATAAGGGCTTCGGCGCTGGTGAGTCGCGGAATGTCACCTTCGATGTTAAACTTGGGCTGGTAATAGACAATCAGGTTCTTGTTGTCCATGGCGCTCTGCAAGTCGCGGATGAGAGTTTCCTCGAACATGTAGCGGGAATGCATCTCGTTGTTGTAGCGGGTAAACGCCTGCGTCAAGTCACCGCGGTTCTTGTCGCAGGCGGCCTTCGCGCGGTCGAACCAGGCCTCAATCTCCACGTTGCGGTCCACGTTTTCCCAGAGGCCAAAGCGCACGCGGATGTGGTTTACCTCGAAGAATTCGGTAAGGATTCCCTGGACGATGTTGCGGATGTTGTCGTAGCTTTCTTGGTGCGTCGCGAAGATATAGAACGTGTCCGCGTCTGCACGGCAGGCGATGGCGTTCATGGGGGCGAGTTCATTCTTGAGCGCGCTACCGATTTCTGCAAGCAGGCGGTCGCCAAAGTCCCTTCCGCAGAACTCGTTCACCAGGTGGAACTGTTCGATGTCAAATACTATTGCGTCGCGCGGGATGTCCCTGCTCCACAGTTCTATCTGGCGGATGTATTCAAAGAAGTAGTCCTTGGTGTAGAGACCCGAAACATGGTCGCGCTCCGTCTGGCGGATAATGTCCTGGTCTTCGAAGAGTTCGATGATTCTTTCGCAGCGGGCGAGCACTACCTCGGGCATGTCGAAGGGTTTGGCGATAAAGTCGGCGGCGCCCAGCTTGAGGCTGCGGACTTCGGATTCCTTTTCGGAGGTCATCACGATGACCGGAATGCGCTTGAGTGTTTCGGTGGTTTCTCTTTTTTTCAGGAATTCAAACCCGTCCATCACGGGCATGAGCAGGTCCAGCAGGATAAGCGAGAACCGCTTGTCTTGCCTGGAGAGGGCTGCGAGGGCTTCCTTGGCGTTGTCGGCATATTCGACGTCGTAGTTCACGGAAAGGATATTGCCCAAAATTTCGCGATTTACCACCTCGTCGTCTACGATTAGGACGTGTCTCTTGACGGTAGTGATCTGGCGTAGTTTTTTCATTGGAGAAAACTCCTTTTATCCGTGAATAAATATATGTAAAAAGAAATAAAAAGGTATCGGATTGTGCGACAAAGCATTTTTTTTAGATATCTTTAAAACAGAATTACTAGAATACGAGGTCCCCATGTTTGGTCGACACCTTCCCCTGAGCGAACAGGCTTTGCAAGTTATCGAGCAGATCGGCGAAGACATGCCGGGCGGCTTTTTCATTTACAAGGCAACTGGCAACGAGGAACTGCTGTACGCGAACAAGGCGACTGCGGCCATCAGGGCCATGACGACCTATGCAAGGAGAATCCCCATCGTGGCGATGACCGCGAACGCCTTTGCAGACGACATCCGCAAGGCGAAGGAAGTCGGCATGAACGACCATATCTCCAAGCCGATAGATTTCAAGGAACTTGCGAAAATTTTGTAGAAGTGGATAAGGGTGTAGCGTTATGTTGTCTGAAAAACACAAAAGATTGTCCGTTTTGAGTGCGTGGGCGCTCTCCTTCGGTTGTGCCGTAGGCTGGGGTGCATTCGTGATGCCCGCGACAACGCTCCTGCCGATTGCGGGCCCCCTGGGAACAGTTATCGCCCTTGTGCTTGGCGCCGTGCTGATGGGTGTTGTCGCCTACAATTTCCACATCATGATGAACCGCATTCCCGGCACGGGGAGCGTATTCTCCTTTACCAAGCAGCTTTTCGGCTACGACCATTCCTTCCTTTGCACCTGGGCCACGGCCCTTGCGTACCTGGCGGTATTGTGGGCCAATATGTCGGCCTTTGTGCTGTTTATCCGTTTCTTGTTCGGACCCGTATTGCAAAGGGGCTTCAGTTATACCATCATGGGCTACGAGGTCTGGGCAGGCGAGCTGTTTACCACGCTTGCAATTATACTTCTGTTCGGGTTCATCAGTTGCAGGAACACCAACGTGCTGCGCCTGGTGAATACGGTGCTTGCCCTCATATTCTTTGGCGGTGTGGTCAGCCTGTTTGCAATTATTGCCTGCAAGGGCGGGATTGATTTCTCGGATATGGGCCCGGCCTTTGCGACGGCGGGAGTCGCGAAGGACCATTCCCCCCTGATGCAGATCGTGAACGTGCTGGTGCTTGCCCCCTGGGCATTTGTAGGCTTTGGCGTGGTGAGCTTTGCCTCTTCCACCTATGACTTCAAGCCGAAATACGGTTTTGCGATTATGATGGCCGCCCTTGTTGCCGGTGCCATC is drawn from Fibrobacter sp. UWR3 and contains these coding sequences:
- a CDS encoding bifunctional diguanylate cyclase/phosphodiesterase; the protein is MKKLRQITTVKRHVLIVDDEVVNREILGNILSVNYDVEYADNAKEALAALSRQDKRFSLILLDLLMPVMDGFEFLKKRETTETLKRIPVIVMTSEKESEVRSLKLGAADFIAKPFDMPEVVLARCERIIELFEDQDIIRQTERDHVSGLYTKDYFFEYIRQIELWSRDIPRDAIVFDIEQFHLVNEFCGRDFGDRLLAEIGSALKNELAPMNAIACRADADTFYIFATHQESYDNIRNIVQGILTEFFEVNHIRVRFGLWENVDRNVEIEAWFDRAKAACDKNRGDLTQAFTRYNNEMHSRYMFEETLIRDLQSAMDNKNLIVYYQPKFNIEGDIPRLTSAEALIRWIHPTLGFISPGDFIPLFEGNGLIQKVDNFVWNEVAKQIRKWKDKFGVTVPVSVNVSRIDIMDPELETKLMRLLEENGLSPEEYMLEVTESAYCENMERLIEVIENLRKKGFRIEMDDFGSGYSSLNMITTLPIDILKIDMSFVRNMEKDERNLKLVELVAGIAKFLKIPAVAEGVETQSQLDTLKGMGCQIIQGYFFSKPVPPKDFVPFIEKELERRRGA
- a CDS encoding response regulator — translated: MFGRHLPLSEQALQVIEQIGEDMPGGFFIYKATGNEELLYANKATAAIRAMTTYARRIPIVAMTANAFADDIRKAKEVGMNDHISKPIDFKELAKIL